The DNA sequence GATGAAACCGGTGATTGATACTCTGGTAACAGTCGGTTTTGACGGAGACAAAGATCTCTATGAATTCCTGCCTGCCTACAACCCGCTCCTCGCCAGCAACCCTCAGGCACTTGATTTGTACAATATGTGGAATATCCTTGATCAGATCGCCACTGCCAGCACCCGCCATCAAAAACGCGGTATCGACGATGACGGAGACGGCATCATCGATGAGGACTTTGTCGGCTACACTTTTCTGCTGCGCAGTGCCACTGAATTGCCCTCTCAATTCCAGGTTTTTGGCAGCCAGTTCATTGCCAACACTCATAACTATGACATCATCAACGAAGGTTTCAATTCCGAAATCTGGTTCCCCCTCGGCTTTATGGATCTATCCGATCGCACTTATGCCTCCTATGCCTTCGCCGCACCGCACGACGATGACGGGGACGGGCGGATCGATGAGGACGGCGCGCCAGTCTCGGAGCAGGATTTCATCGCCTATTATTATGACTATTGTCCCTTCGGCACTGTCGGAGACCGCGATCTGGGACAATCCCGCGGTGGCAACAGACACTATCCCTTAAACGTGCGCATCCGCCAGATGTCCTATCAATGGAGTTATGATTACATCAAAAATCTGGTTTATGTTGAGTTTAACATCACCAATATGAATATTGCCACCCATGACACGCTCTTTGACTGCGCCATGGGTATCTATATGGATGCCGACTGCGGTCCCCAGAGCATGGGACCTGAAAAAGCCGCGGACGACGTCTCCGGCTACGTGAAAGGCACCGGATACGAATTTGCCTACACCCGCGATTATGACGGCGACGGTGGACTGACCACCGGGATCGTCGGCGCCCGCGTTTGTACACCCGATCCCGAAGTGCTGCAATTTCACTGCTGGTATTGGGATGTGGGCGCCGGACCTGATGACTCTAACCCATACTCCTTCAGTTATTCCCCCCGGCGAACAGCAAACGAGAAATACTGGCTGCTAACCGGCAGAAACCCGAATGAAACCAAATTCACTCCCTTGCGCCCCGAGCAAGACGACATCCCAGAGTTTGCGCAACCCTCACCCATGGACACTCGTTTCCTGTTCTCCTTCTATGGCGATATGCGTGGCAGCACTAATCCCACCGACGCTTCGTGGAATCTCGCTCCCGGCAGAACGATGAAGATCGTGGTCGCGGTTTTCCCCGGCAATAACAAGGAAGACCTCAAACGCACCGCCCGTTGGGCAAAAGAAATCTATGGACAAGCCCAGACCCTTACCACCGTGGTTTTGCCTGATACCTTCCCGCACTATAACCCACCGGAACCTCCGGAAATTCCCAAACTTTATGCGGAATTGATGGACGATGGCAACCGGATCGACCTTTATTGGGACAATCGCAGCGAATTCTCCTATGACTCCAAGACTGTCAGCAGCGCCATCATCGGCTGGCAGAATCCGGCAAGCCCGGTTTTTAAACCCATGCTTGATAGCGATCCCACTTTCGTGGACTGGAGCAACTTCCCGCTTGAATTCCAACCCCGACCCGAATTTCCGGGATGGAAATACAACATGAACGCTTTGGTCAACCCCTACACGGGACACCGCCTGCGCCACGACTTCCAGGGCTACTCAGTTTGGGCTCGCAGCGGCAGCGGATCCCAGGAAGACTGGGTGATGATCGACCGTTGGGACAAGATCGACACGCCTGTGGATATTGCGGATTATATCGTCAATGTAAACAGTCCCCATGCCGATAGCCTATTCATCGATTTTGGCGGATATCTTGGAATCGATAAGAATCTGCCCAATCGCAATGCTTGGAACTACCCGGCAGAATACACCAATTTCTCGTATCTTAACGAAAACTATGCCTACGGACTCAATCCCGCGAATGTGTTCTACGGCTATCCAATCTATAACCACAGCATAGACTACAATCCTGCCGTTCTGGCTCAAGCAAATGCCATCGCCGCTGCAAATCCCAATTTACCGGACAATATGATCAAGATTCTGCAAGCGCGTCTCTTCAAACATCCTCAAATGCGCGACGATATATATGACGAGCTGATGGACACCAAGATGATCCCGCTGCCGGGACACGGCGGACAAGTTGCCATTCCGGATGCAAACGGTGATACAAGTGATCTGGCGAAACTGAAATTCAAACGCCTTGCCCGCAGATATTACACCGCCACGATCAATTATCCCCGAAAAGGCGTTGAATTCTACGTAGCGGTTACCGCCTATGACAGAGGTATCCCCTCAAACGATCTGAATTTCCTGGAAACCGGACGAGATGCCGATGCCAACATGAAGATCTTCTTCCCCGGCGCTCTGGCAAAAGCAAATATGGACAACATCTATGTCGTCCCCAATCCCTATATCGGCCGCAGCAAATTTGACGGACGCAGGGCTGGTGACAACAAAGGTGACAAGAGCCGCCGGATATGGTTCGTCAACATTCCCGAACGTTGCGTGATCCGCATCTATACCCTCGCCGGCGACCTTGTGAAGGAAATCCAACACGACGGTGCCTATCAGGCAGATATCATCACTGTATCCAAAGCCGCCATCAAAGGCATCAGTGCCAGCGGGATGCGGGATTGGGATCTGTTGTCCGAAAACCGTCAGATCATCGCCCCCGGCGTCTATCTCTATTCCATCGAAAACAAAGCCGACAAGAAAATCAAAGTCGGCAAATTCGTCATTATCAAGTAGAGGAGGAATTGTGAAAAAGTACATCATTACGATTATCGCTCTCAGCCTGCTGTTCCTTCCCGCGGTCATTTTTGCCACACCTTTTGGCAAAACTGGAACCGCCGGACTGCAATTCCTCAAGCTGGGCGTCGATGCCCGCGCCATCGGTATGGGCGAAGCATACACGGCTGTCACGGACGATGTGTCCTCGGTTTTTTGGAATCCTGCCGGTCTGGCACCTTCCTATCAAAACCAAGCCTTCTTCTCACATACGAACTGGCCCGCAAACATCATGCACGAGTTCGCCGCCGCTACCTATACAAACAGGGTTTCGACCTTTGCTTTATATGGCTCCGTGCTGCATATGGACAAGATCGACATCACCGATGAGGACCCTTTTGGCCCCACCGGTGAGCAATTTACCAACAGCAGTATCGCCTTTGGCTTATGCTATGCAAAGCAATTCACAAACAAGTTTTCCGCCGGCGGCGGGGTCAAGTATTTGCGCGAAAACCTCTATGAGTTTTCCGTGAACAGCTATGCTTTCGATCTCGGCTCGATGTATAACACCGGCTGGAAAAACGTCAAGATCGGCATGGCTTTGCGAAACTTCGGTCCGGACATCCGCTATCGCGTAGACGACGATGAAGACGGCTCCATCGATGAAGATCCCTTCGACCTGTTTGACAACGACGGAGACGGTATCATCGACGAAGACAGTAACGAAATCGACAGCAAGATACCAATGAGCTTCTCACTGGGTATCAGCGGTGATCTGATGCGCAGCGATTTGTCCTATTGGATCGCATCCCTGCAGCTTGATAACGTAATCGATCGCAAGGAAACCTGGAATTTGGGAACCGAATACAAATTGGGCAACCTCTTCCTGCGTAGCGGTTATCAAATCAATTACGACACCAACGGTCTCAGCGCCGGCATCGGCTACCAGATCCCCACCCGGGTTGCCATCTTCAATATTGATTATGCCTACACGGACATGGGATATCTCGCCGAGAGCTTCTTCAAAAGCGCTCATCGAGTGTCCCTAAAAATGAGATACTAACACCAATGACCACATAATTACTTGGAGGTAAGAATGAAAAAAATCTTATTGGTCGCAATAGCCATCAGCATGCTGCTTAGCATTATATATGCCGATCAGATGCAGGTGGGCATCAACAAACAGGCAATCGAGATCCCACAGGGTTATCGCATGCCCCAAACCCGCAACGTGCCGGAATACATCTTCACGAAACTTCCGACACCCATTATCACCAGCTACTGGGACTACATGGTCGGCAGCTACAACGGCCTACCGATCAGGACAATCCCAGCATCCGAAGGCGGCGGCTATTTTATGACCTACACGGGAAGACGCCAGCCGACTGGAACCCGTCGCGCGTATTATACCTACCTGAACGCTCAAGGCAACGTCGTCAACAACAACGAGATCACCAACGTGCAAAACCATGAAGGTTATTCCACCGTTGCCGTCGATCCCATTTCCGGAAAACCATTGTATGCTTGGCACGCCAACGCTGATGCCGATGCCCCATTTGAAGTGCAATTCGCTTCCGATGCCTTCATCTCCGGTATCGCGGGTTTGTTCAACGATATCCAGATCATTGCCGATAATCCCGTAACCATCACCTCCCCCGGTGGCGTCGTTACCAACACCAACGAATTTATCTGGCCAACAGCCCAGATCGGACCATCACCCATTGCCGGTAAAAGAAGAGTCTATATGGCTATGAGAAACTTCGTTTCTGCCACCGCCGGACCTTCCGAAAACGTCTATATCGCATACGCTGATTTCTCCGGTGCGGATATCGAAAACGGAATTGCTCTCAACTGGAGCCACACTACCATTCCCGAAATGAACAACTGGAACGTCGATGCCGTCAATTGGCGTCGTCCCTTCCATGCCCTCACTGCGGATAATGCAGGAAACATCTATTATGCAGGATACCACTTTGCAGTCGATGCTGCCCAAAATGACATCCCGGAAGCCGATATGGATGTCTTCATGTGCTCAAACTATGGACAAGGCACCTGGACCCGCATCAGTGACTTCAGCAACATCCCTGCCTGGAATCCTCCCTCCACTCCCTCGGGCGGTCCCGGCTATTTCACCAATGCCAACAATGTTCCCTATGCCGATGGCGAAATCTCTTTTGCCATTGCCAATTCCAGCCACGTGAACGCCATGGTTGACGGGCTGGGCAGAATCCAGGTTCCCGCGGTTTGGGCATTGACCACAAACGAAGGCACCTACTATCCCGCCATGCAGTATGTCAAATCATTCATCTACGATCCTGCCAGCCAGCAATATGAAATTCGCGAAATCTATCCTCAGACAGCTCACAACGACACCTTCAATCCCTGTTTCATGCCTTGGGATACTGAAGAGCCCTGG is a window from the Candidatus Cloacimonadaceae bacterium genome containing:
- a CDS encoding PorV/PorQ family protein, with the protein product MKKYIITIIALSLLFLPAVIFATPFGKTGTAGLQFLKLGVDARAIGMGEAYTAVTDDVSSVFWNPAGLAPSYQNQAFFSHTNWPANIMHEFAAATYTNRVSTFALYGSVLHMDKIDITDEDPFGPTGEQFTNSSIAFGLCYAKQFTNKFSAGGGVKYLRENLYEFSVNSYAFDLGSMYNTGWKNVKIGMALRNFGPDIRYRVDDDEDGSIDEDPFDLFDNDGDGIIDEDSNEIDSKIPMSFSLGISGDLMRSDLSYWIASLQLDNVIDRKETWNLGTEYKLGNLFLRSGYQINYDTNGLSAGIGYQIPTRVAIFNIDYAYTDMGYLAESFFKSAHRVSLKMRY
- a CDS encoding T9SS type A sorting domain-containing protein: MKKILLVAIAISMLLSIIYADQMQVGINKQAIEIPQGYRMPQTRNVPEYIFTKLPTPIITSYWDYMVGSYNGLPIRTIPASEGGGYFMTYTGRRQPTGTRRAYYTYLNAQGNVVNNNEITNVQNHEGYSTVAVDPISGKPLYAWHANADADAPFEVQFASDAFISGIAGLFNDIQIIADNPVTITSPGGVVTNTNEFIWPTAQIGPSPIAGKRRVYMAMRNFVSATAGPSENVYIAYADFSGADIENGIALNWSHTTIPEMNNWNVDAVNWRRPFHALTADNAGNIYYAGYHFAVDAAQNDIPEADMDVFMCSNYGQGTWTRISDFSNIPAWNPPSTPSGGPGYFTNANNVPYADGEISFAIANSSHVNAMVDGLGRIQVPAVWALTTNEGTYYPAMQYVKSFIYDPASQQYEIREIYPQTAHNDTFNPCFMPWDTEEPWGVAEYVQEAGVWYPAIVTQWPFPHWDATAHADAMMFHYNNIKMSDVNAQGMMVTVWQDSQRARWINYNSDTYYTPYANTPEIWISVSPDNGAVWSEPIVLNNVDTPQFAGIKPMWVYPSDKVIYTGMQGNQEVGKIGIMFYNDFTWGSNSITPPYHPTSTGGEIMFMELQIVFPLGSSNSDNTVTPVASILHQNYPNPFNPETTISFDMPKTGNANLSIYNVKGQLVKNLVNGSLGFGKHSLVWNGTDSLGRNVPSGLYFYRLSANGNTETKKMMLMK